The following proteins come from a genomic window of Limnohabitans sp. 103DPR2:
- a CDS encoding putative 2-aminoethylphosphonate ABC transporter substrate-binding protein — MRALYKSALLVGGLLLGSMAWAQKTQLLVYTALEVDQLKAYQEGFNKVYPDIELKWVRDSTGVITAKLLAEKANPQADAVMGVAATSLELMNKNGMLEPYAPLNLDAIMPQYRDKANPPAWWGMDVWGATICFNTIEAKKRNIPKPETWKDLTKPIYKGQVVMPNPASSGTGYFDVIAWLTLFGDQNGKGGGWKYMDALHENIAQYTHSGSKPCNMASSGEYVVGIAFEYRANANKAKGAPIDLVFPKEGLGWDLESFAIHKGTKKLDAAKKLADWASSKDAMKLYGKNFAITAHPGVADPLPNVPKDYESRLVKLDFKYAAEQRERILNEWNARYNGKSEKR, encoded by the coding sequence ATGCGCGCACTTTACAAATCAGCCCTTCTTGTGGGCGGTCTGTTGCTAGGCTCTATGGCCTGGGCTCAAAAAACCCAACTGCTGGTCTATACAGCGTTGGAGGTTGACCAATTGAAAGCCTATCAAGAAGGCTTTAACAAGGTCTACCCAGACATTGAGCTCAAATGGGTGCGCGACTCAACAGGGGTGATCACCGCCAAACTGCTGGCCGAAAAAGCCAACCCCCAAGCGGATGCCGTGATGGGCGTCGCTGCCACCAGCCTCGAGTTGATGAACAAAAACGGCATGCTCGAGCCCTACGCCCCCCTCAACTTGGACGCCATCATGCCGCAGTATCGCGACAAGGCCAACCCACCTGCTTGGTGGGGTATGGACGTCTGGGGCGCCACCATTTGCTTCAACACCATTGAAGCCAAAAAACGCAACATTCCAAAACCTGAAACTTGGAAAGACCTGACCAAACCTATCTACAAAGGTCAGGTTGTCATGCCCAACCCCGCTTCAAGCGGCACCGGTTACTTTGACGTCATTGCATGGCTGACTTTGTTTGGCGACCAAAACGGTAAAGGCGGCGGCTGGAAGTACATGGACGCATTGCACGAAAACATTGCGCAGTACACACACTCTGGCTCCAAGCCTTGCAACATGGCGTCTAGTGGCGAATACGTGGTGGGCATTGCCTTTGAATACCGCGCGAACGCCAACAAAGCCAAAGGCGCCCCCATCGACTTGGTCTTCCCCAAAGAAGGCTTGGGCTGGGACTTGGAATCTTTTGCCATTCACAAAGGCACCAAGAAATTGGACGCTGCCAAGAAATTGGCAGACTGGGCCTCTAGCAAAGATGCCATGAAACTCTACGGCAAAAACTTTGCCATCACAGCACACCCCGGTGTGGCAGACCCTTTGCCCAATGTGCCCAAAGATTACGAGTCACGCTTGGTCAAGCTGGACTTCAAATACGCCGCAGAGCAACGTGAACGCATCCTGAACGAGTGGAATGCACGTTACAACGGTAAATCTGAAAAGCGTTAA
- a CDS encoding FCD domain-containing protein, whose product MPNETVLSPAPLSSVSEANATISLLQKHSLTGAVQQEIERLINEGELGPGDKLTEASLAERLGVSRGPVREAFRVLEEVGLVQLEKNRGVYVRQIPLEEALEIFDLRAMIEAHVGSTLAANATEEQLLSLRTLVTQMEQAVKVEDEATYYRLNVEFHEAMVAYAGNKKLIAMYRKLTRELSLFRRRNFSDHALLVTSVNEHRDILDAIGSRNAAKSAEALRQHVLMSRERTIRNYVKYSERKAP is encoded by the coding sequence ATGCCGAACGAAACTGTTCTCTCGCCTGCACCGCTTTCAAGCGTCAGTGAGGCCAATGCCACCATCTCCCTGTTGCAAAAACACTCGCTGACGGGTGCGGTGCAACAGGAGATTGAGCGCTTGATCAATGAGGGCGAGTTGGGCCCTGGCGACAAACTCACGGAAGCTTCCCTCGCAGAGCGTCTCGGCGTGTCGAGAGGGCCCGTGCGAGAAGCCTTCCGAGTGTTGGAAGAGGTGGGCTTGGTTCAACTTGAGAAAAATCGAGGCGTGTATGTCAGGCAAATTCCATTGGAAGAAGCCCTTGAGATTTTTGACCTGCGCGCCATGATTGAAGCGCACGTGGGCAGCACCTTGGCGGCCAACGCCACGGAAGAACAGTTGTTAAGTTTGCGAACCTTGGTGACCCAAATGGAGCAGGCGGTCAAGGTGGAAGACGAGGCCACTTATTACCGCTTGAATGTGGAATTCCATGAAGCCATGGTGGCCTATGCAGGCAATAAGAAACTCATTGCGATGTACCGCAAACTCACACGCGAGTTGAGTCTGTTTCGACGGCGCAATTTCTCAGATCATGCCTTGTTGGTGACCTCAGTGAATGAACACCGCGACATCTTGGATGCCATCGGTTCTCGCAACGCAGCCAAATCTGCAGAAGCACTGCGACAGCACGTCCTGATGAGCCGCGAAAGAACGATACGCAATTACGTTAAATATTCTGAGCGCAAAGCGCCTTAA
- the phnA gene encoding phosphonoacetate hydrolase, whose amino-acid sequence MQVNNRTYQLPKQPVVVVCVDGCEPDYLGQAVAGGHMPWMKKVLAQGTGLHADCVVPSFTNPNNLSIVTGVPPSVHGICGNYLYDSANNVEVMMNDPKWLRAPSLLAALADAGCKMAVVTAKDKLRQLLGHNMKGICFSAEKADKATVAEHGIDDVLNKVGKSLPSVYSADLSEFVFAAGVWLMKNQRPDVMYLSTTDYIQHKFAPGTDGANSFYAMMDSYMAQLDAMGCVVVLTADHGMNAKVGMDGQPKVIYLQDWFDSWLGAGAVRVILPITDPYVVHHGALGSFATIYLPAGTDPLKACEKLQAEQGIEVVLTREQAAEKFELPADRLGDLVVVSDYDTVLGTAKSKHDLSGLDVPLRSHGGISEQRVPLIMNRAVPNLDRQRRWRNFDAFDLALNFGQTA is encoded by the coding sequence ATGCAAGTGAACAATCGCACTTATCAATTGCCCAAACAGCCTGTGGTGGTGGTGTGTGTGGACGGTTGTGAGCCCGACTATTTGGGCCAAGCCGTGGCAGGCGGTCACATGCCTTGGATGAAAAAAGTACTGGCGCAAGGCACGGGTTTGCATGCCGATTGTGTGGTGCCCAGTTTCACCAATCCGAACAATTTGTCGATCGTGACAGGTGTGCCGCCCAGTGTGCATGGCATCTGTGGCAATTATCTGTACGACAGTGCCAACAACGTTGAGGTGATGATGAACGATCCCAAGTGGTTGCGTGCGCCTTCTTTGTTGGCTGCTTTGGCTGATGCAGGCTGCAAGATGGCGGTGGTCACTGCCAAAGACAAGTTACGCCAATTGTTGGGCCACAACATGAAGGGCATTTGCTTCTCTGCAGAGAAGGCCGACAAAGCCACAGTGGCAGAGCATGGCATTGACGATGTGCTCAACAAAGTGGGCAAGTCTTTGCCTAGCGTCTACAGCGCAGACTTGTCTGAGTTTGTGTTTGCGGCCGGTGTGTGGCTGATGAAAAACCAACGCCCCGATGTGATGTATTTGTCGACCACCGATTACATCCAACACAAGTTTGCCCCTGGCACCGATGGCGCCAATTCGTTTTACGCCATGATGGACAGTTACATGGCGCAACTCGATGCCATGGGATGCGTTGTGGTGTTGACGGCAGACCATGGCATGAATGCCAAGGTGGGTATGGACGGTCAACCCAAGGTGATCTATTTGCAAGACTGGTTTGATTCTTGGTTGGGTGCCGGCGCTGTGCGTGTCATTCTGCCGATCACCGACCCCTATGTGGTGCACCATGGTGCTTTGGGTTCTTTTGCGACCATTTATTTGCCAGCAGGCACAGATCCGCTGAAGGCTTGTGAAAAATTGCAAGCCGAACAGGGCATTGAGGTGGTGTTGACACGCGAGCAAGCGGCTGAAAAATTTGAATTGCCAGCAGATCGATTGGGAGATTTGGTGGTGGTGTCCGATTACGACACGGTGCTGGGCACCGCCAAATCGAAGCACGATTTGTCAGGTCTTGATGTGCCCTTGCGATCGCACGGTGGCATCAGTGAACAGCGCGTGCCCTTGATCATGAACCGTGCTGTGCCCAACTTGGACCGTCAACGTCGCTGGCGCAATTTTGATGCGTTTGATCTGGCCTTGAATTTTGGACAAACCGCTTAA
- the phnY gene encoding phosphonoacetaldehyde dehydrogenase: MSQVEQFIQDHQLDAMRIGGKKVGVGRDRFIEVFNPFTEQRLGTVPKATLEEVREAYAIAHAYKPKLSRFDRAAILNKAAALVRDRLDDIANLISAEAGLCWKDAVYEAGRVSDVLLFGAQEVLKDDGQIFSCDLTHHGKQRRVYTQRAPLLGVITAITPFNHPMNQVAHKVIPSVATNNRMVLKPSEKVPYSAIYFADLLYEAGLPPEMLSVITGDPREIADEMLTHPAVDLITFTGGVAIGKYIADKAGYRRIVLELGGNDPLIVMEDADLEEAANLAVQGSYKNSGQRCTAVKRMLVHQAVAKDFTDLVVQKTKAWTYGDPSDKDNLMGTVIDEAAAKFFEARVNEAVAHGARLLVGNQRRGALYSPTVVDQVRPEMLLVKEETFGPVSPIIQFKDIDEAIQIANGTVYGLSSGVCTNRMDYIVRFVNELQMGSVNVREVPGYRLELTPFGGIKDSGLGYKEGVQEAMKSFTNIKTYSMPWA, from the coding sequence ATGAGTCAAGTCGAACAATTCATCCAAGACCATCAACTCGATGCCATGCGCATTGGCGGCAAAAAGGTGGGCGTCGGACGCGATCGTTTCATCGAAGTGTTCAACCCTTTCACCGAGCAACGCTTGGGGACGGTTCCTAAAGCCACCTTGGAGGAAGTGCGCGAAGCCTATGCCATTGCGCATGCCTACAAGCCCAAGTTGTCACGTTTTGACCGCGCAGCCATTTTGAACAAAGCAGCAGCATTGGTGAGAGATCGTTTGGACGACATCGCAAACTTGATTTCTGCTGAAGCTGGCTTGTGCTGGAAAGATGCCGTTTACGAAGCCGGGCGTGTCAGCGATGTCTTGTTGTTTGGCGCACAAGAGGTGCTGAAAGACGATGGTCAGATTTTCAGTTGCGATTTGACGCACCACGGCAAGCAGCGCCGTGTTTACACACAGCGCGCGCCCTTGTTGGGCGTGATCACGGCCATCACGCCGTTCAACCACCCCATGAACCAAGTGGCCCACAAAGTCATTCCCAGTGTGGCCACCAACAACCGCATGGTACTCAAGCCCTCTGAGAAGGTGCCTTATTCGGCGATTTACTTTGCAGACCTGTTGTACGAAGCTGGCTTGCCGCCAGAGATGTTGAGTGTGATCACAGGTGACCCGCGTGAGATTGCCGATGAAATGCTCACGCACCCAGCGGTGGATTTGATCACCTTTACAGGCGGCGTGGCCATTGGCAAATACATTGCTGACAAAGCGGGCTACCGACGCATTGTGTTGGAGTTGGGTGGCAACGATCCGCTCATCGTGATGGAAGATGCCGACCTGGAAGAGGCCGCCAATTTGGCCGTTCAAGGTTCTTACAAAAATTCGGGACAGCGTTGTACAGCCGTCAAGCGCATGCTGGTGCATCAAGCTGTTGCCAAAGACTTTACCGACTTGGTGGTGCAAAAAACCAAAGCATGGACGTATGGCGATCCATCGGACAAAGACAATTTGATGGGCACTGTGATTGACGAGGCAGCGGCCAAGTTTTTTGAAGCACGCGTGAACGAAGCTGTCGCCCACGGCGCTCGTTTGTTGGTGGGCAATCAACGACGGGGCGCCCTTTACTCACCCACCGTGGTGGACCAAGTGCGACCAGAGATGTTGTTGGTGAAAGAGGAAACTTTTGGTCCTGTGTCACCCATCATTCAATTCAAAGACATTGACGAAGCCATTCAAATTGCCAATGGCACTGTCTATGGTTTGTCGAGCGGGGTCTGCACCAATCGCATGGACTACATTGTGCGCTTTGTGAATGAGTTGCAAATGGGCAGTGTCAATGTTCGAGAGGTACCTGGGTATCGCTTAGAGCTCACACCGTTTGGTGGCATCAAAGATTCTGGTCTGGGCTACAAAGAAGGCGTTCAAGAAGCGATGAAGAGCTTTACCAACATCAAAACGTATTCAATGCCTTGGGCTTGA
- a CDS encoding Na/Pi cotransporter family protein yields MHNLLNLLAAIALLVWGTHTVRTGILRVLGASLREVLASSVKKPLWAFVSGVGVSSLLQSSTATCLIVSSFVGQGIFLTSTALIMMLGADVGTSLMALMFSFDLSWLSPLLIVVGVVVFVVNQNNTLGRWGRVAIGLGLMTLALHLIVEATKPITQSNGMHVLLSVLPNDPVILILIGALLTVISYSSLAMVLLTATLCQTQVVSLPMALGLVLGANLGSGLLAFFTMSKSPAEVRRVPLGNLMFKAIGCALAVPFLGFYLPVADDIQAWGFDAVVSFHFLFNVLLSVCMLMLTGKLGDWLTQYLPSSQIDSNKVQPKYLDPTALTTPSLAIACAAREALHQADVVEAMLRGIVPVIRNDDAVLAAKLREMDDGVDDLYSAIKFYLTQISREALSQREGQRWADIMSFAINMEQVGDIIERVLQDIEDKKIAKGRKFSEAGLSEIEDLHQRLVANLQLGMSVFLDGGVRNAQTLLEQKVQFRNLEHEYASRHLARLQENTPQSIGTSSLHIDLISDLKRINSHICSIAYPILEQAGALTHTRLKQPDLLSD; encoded by the coding sequence ATGCACAACCTTCTGAACCTGCTGGCGGCAATTGCATTGTTGGTGTGGGGCACCCATACCGTGCGAACTGGCATCTTGCGTGTTCTGGGGGCATCGCTGCGTGAAGTGCTGGCCAGCAGTGTCAAAAAGCCGCTCTGGGCTTTTGTGTCTGGCGTGGGCGTGAGCAGTTTGCTGCAGTCCAGTACCGCCACTTGCCTCATCGTGAGTTCCTTTGTGGGGCAAGGTATTTTTCTGACGTCAACAGCCCTGATCATGATGCTGGGTGCCGATGTGGGCACTAGCCTGATGGCGCTGATGTTCTCATTTGATCTGAGTTGGTTGTCGCCATTGCTGATTGTGGTGGGGGTGGTGGTGTTTGTGGTTAATCAAAACAACACTTTGGGCCGATGGGGCCGTGTGGCCATCGGGCTGGGCTTGATGACCTTGGCGCTCCACCTGATTGTGGAGGCCACCAAGCCCATCACACAATCCAATGGCATGCATGTGCTGCTCAGTGTGTTGCCCAACGACCCCGTGATTTTGATTTTGATTGGGGCCTTGCTGACCGTCATTTCCTACTCCAGTTTGGCCATGGTTTTGTTAACGGCCACCTTGTGTCAAACCCAAGTGGTTTCTTTGCCCATGGCTTTAGGCTTGGTGCTTGGCGCCAACTTGGGCAGTGGTTTGTTGGCATTCTTCACGATGTCCAAGTCACCTGCCGAAGTGCGCAGGGTGCCTTTGGGCAATTTGATGTTCAAGGCCATTGGATGTGCTTTGGCGGTGCCATTTTTAGGCTTTTACTTGCCTGTTGCCGATGACATTCAGGCTTGGGGTTTTGATGCGGTCGTTAGCTTCCATTTTTTGTTCAATGTCTTGTTGTCGGTTTGCATGTTGATGTTGACGGGCAAATTGGGCGATTGGCTCACGCAGTATTTGCCCTCTTCGCAAATTGACAGCAACAAAGTTCAACCCAAGTATTTGGATCCTACGGCACTCACGACGCCCTCATTGGCCATTGCGTGTGCCGCCCGCGAGGCTCTGCATCAGGCCGATGTCGTGGAGGCGATGTTGCGCGGCATTGTGCCTGTGATTCGAAACGACGACGCAGTGCTGGCTGCCAAACTCCGAGAGATGGACGATGGCGTTGACGATTTGTATTCCGCCATCAAGTTTTATTTGACGCAAATTTCGCGCGAGGCCTTGTCACAACGTGAGGGGCAGCGCTGGGCTGACATCATGTCCTTTGCCATCAACATGGAACAAGTTGGCGACATCATTGAGCGGGTTCTGCAAGACATTGAAGATAAAAAAATTGCCAAAGGACGCAAGTTTTCAGAAGCAGGTTTGTCAGAAATCGAGGATTTGCACCAACGCTTGGTTGCCAACTTGCAATTGGGTATGAGTGTGTTCTTAGACGGTGGCGTACGCAATGCGCAAACATTGCTGGAGCAAAAGGTTCAGTTTCGCAATTTGGAGCATGAGTATGCCAGCCGCCACTTGGCGCGTTTGCAGGAGAACACACCGCAAAGCATTGGCACAAGTTCTTTGCACATTGATTTGATCAGCGACTTGAAACGCATCAACTCGCACATTTGCTCCATTGCTTATCCCATCTTGGAGCAGGCGGGTGCATTGACTCATACACGCCTGAAGCAGCCAGATCTTTTGTCTGACTGA
- a CDS encoding phosphonate degradation HD-domain oxygenase → MALSLNDIEKLFEQKGHEQYTGEPVTMLQHALQSAYLGEQEGASDELVTAAFLHDLGHLLHDLGDTPSMHGVDDVHQYRVVPFLRGLFSDAVIDAIQRHVDAKRYLCATRPEYHDALSEDSQRSLKLQGGIFSKEEADKFISEPGAPDAVRLRLWDDLAKQPALQTPGLSHYMQIARRCALKA, encoded by the coding sequence ATGGCTTTAAGCTTAAATGACATTGAAAAATTGTTTGAACAGAAGGGCCATGAGCAATACACCGGCGAACCTGTCACCATGTTGCAGCATGCATTGCAGTCAGCTTATTTGGGCGAACAAGAGGGCGCCAGTGATGAGTTGGTGACAGCAGCTTTTTTACACGACTTGGGCCATTTGTTGCACGACTTGGGCGACACCCCCAGCATGCATGGCGTCGATGATGTGCATCAGTACCGTGTGGTGCCATTTTTACGCGGCTTGTTTTCAGATGCGGTCATTGATGCCATTCAGCGGCACGTCGATGCCAAACGTTATCTGTGTGCGACGCGACCGGAATATCACGATGCTTTGTCAGAGGATTCTCAGCGCAGTTTGAAGTTGCAAGGCGGTATCTTTTCAAAAGAAGAAGCAGACAAGTTCATTTCGGAGCCAGGTGCGCCTGATGCTGTGCGCTTGCGTTTGTGGGACGACTTGGCCAAGCAACCTGCGCTTCAAACACCAGGACTTTCACATTACATGCAGATTGCAAGACGCTGCGCTTTAAAAGCCTAA
- a CDS encoding EamA family transporter — MTWSVLFLVLLGALLHASWNALVKSSTDKTLDTALIHVLCSILALPVCLYVGPPSPESWPYILGSLVVHVGYYFALAGAYKHGDLGLTYPLMRGTAPMLVAIASFALIDEALSPLAWMGVACICGGVLMLGFTRAWWSHRKAIVFALSNAVLIAIYTVIDAKGARNSGHVAQYICMLFVLDGWPFAALVFMQRKGQVWPYVRTRWPVAMGGACASIGSYAIALWAMTVAPVAMVAALRETSVFFAALIGAWFLNEVWTRQRVVGTVAILSGVAALRLG, encoded by the coding sequence ATGACCTGGTCTGTTTTGTTTTTGGTGTTGTTGGGTGCATTGCTGCACGCAAGTTGGAATGCACTGGTGAAATCCAGCACTGACAAAACCTTGGACACAGCCCTGATCCATGTGCTTTGCTCCATTTTGGCACTCCCTGTGTGTTTGTATGTAGGCCCACCGTCGCCTGAATCCTGGCCTTATATCTTGGGTTCTTTGGTGGTGCATGTGGGTTACTACTTTGCATTGGCTGGGGCCTACAAACATGGTGATTTGGGGTTGACCTATCCCTTGATGCGAGGCACCGCACCCATGTTGGTGGCCATTGCATCTTTTGCTTTGATAGATGAAGCCTTGTCTCCCTTGGCATGGATGGGCGTTGCCTGCATTTGTGGTGGCGTGTTGATGTTGGGCTTTACGAGGGCTTGGTGGTCGCATCGCAAGGCCATTGTGTTTGCGCTCAGCAACGCCGTCTTGATTGCCATCTACACCGTGATCGATGCCAAAGGTGCGCGCAACTCGGGCCATGTTGCGCAATACATCTGCATGTTGTTTGTGCTGGATGGTTGGCCCTTTGCTGCCTTGGTCTTCATGCAACGCAAGGGCCAAGTTTGGCCGTATGTGCGAACTCGCTGGCCGGTGGCCATGGGCGGCGCATGCGCATCGATTGGCTCGTACGCCATTGCCCTATGGGCCATGACGGTTGCGCCGGTTGCCATGGTGGCAGCGTTGCGCGAAACCTCTGTATTTTTTGCAGCCCTCATTGGGGCGTGGTTCTTGAATGAGGTTTGGACACGGCAGAGGGTTGTCGGCACTGTAGCCATCTTGTCTGGGGTGGCTGCGCTTCGTTTAGGTTAA
- a CDS encoding GcvT family protein, which produces MATQEFPTQAKIVIVGGGIAGCSVAYHLAKLGQTDVVLLEQGKLTSGTTWHAAGLVGQMRPNRNMTRMSKYGIDLYSTLEAETGLATGWKQCGSVNVARTPERMKVLRKQIALARSFGVEVHEITPHEVGERAPLLRTDDLVGGIWIPGDGKANPADLCMSLAKGARLKGVKIFEDIEVTGVDLHNGQVKGVKTKQGDIQCDFLVNCAGQWARQFGQLAGVNVPLYSAEHFYIVTDKIEGIHPMWPVVRDPDGYIYYKEEVGGLVMGGFEPVAKPWNVHPIPSTFQFELLGEDWDQFQILMENAIQRTPCLETAKVKMLLNGPESFTPDGNFILGEAPEVRNYFVCAGFNSAGIANSGGAGRLMAEWIVGGEPSVDLWDVDVRRFGPFTGNRKALSERTAETLGLHYAMRWPRQELETVRPLRCSPLYDILAAKGAVFGSKNGWERVNYFRPAGAAPARDTLDTPDWLPWMQAEQRATREAVALYDQSSFSKLWVQGPDALSFLQHMCANDMDVAIGKMVYTPLLNDRGGFESDLTVIRLTTDRFMVVTGSGQTTRDLDWLQRHVTQDMRVYINDVSAQYCVLSLMGPNSTALMARVCPDDLSPASLPFAHTREVDVGHAKVRAARMSYVGGPGYELYVPVEMTRHVYLTLQGAGVDLGLRDAGYYALDALRIERQRRAWGAEMGPDETPFEAGLWAGVKLDKMSDFKGKQALLARKTQGNSTLDKKLVKIVAKSPEHYLWGGEPLNVKGKFVGEITSAGWGYEAGAMVALGYIRGDWARQPIDQLQAQAELWGVPIDVVIHEAN; this is translated from the coding sequence ATGGCAACACAAGAGTTTCCTACGCAAGCCAAAATTGTGATTGTGGGCGGTGGTATTGCCGGATGCTCGGTGGCTTACCACCTGGCCAAGTTGGGCCAAACCGATGTGGTTTTGTTGGAGCAAGGCAAGTTGACCAGTGGCACGACCTGGCATGCTGCCGGTCTGGTGGGGCAAATGCGGCCGAACCGCAACATGACCCGAATGAGTAAATACGGCATTGACCTTTACTCAACTTTAGAAGCGGAAACAGGCTTGGCCACAGGCTGGAAGCAATGTGGCAGTGTCAACGTGGCCCGTACCCCTGAGCGCATGAAAGTGTTGCGCAAGCAAATTGCATTGGCCCGTAGCTTTGGAGTTGAAGTGCACGAAATCACGCCACATGAAGTGGGAGAGCGTGCGCCTTTGTTACGCACCGATGATTTGGTGGGCGGCATTTGGATTCCTGGCGATGGCAAGGCCAATCCCGCTGACCTTTGCATGTCTTTGGCCAAGGGTGCGCGCCTAAAGGGTGTGAAGATTTTTGAAGACATTGAAGTGACGGGTGTTGATTTGCACAACGGACAAGTCAAAGGTGTCAAAACCAAACAAGGCGATATTCAGTGTGACTTCTTGGTGAATTGCGCTGGCCAGTGGGCACGTCAATTTGGGCAACTGGCAGGCGTCAACGTGCCCTTGTATTCCGCCGAACATTTCTACATCGTCACCGACAAAATTGAAGGCATTCACCCGATGTGGCCGGTGGTGCGCGACCCCGATGGCTACATTTATTACAAAGAAGAAGTGGGGGGCTTGGTCATGGGTGGCTTTGAGCCTGTGGCCAAGCCTTGGAACGTGCACCCCATTCCTTCCACTTTCCAATTTGAACTGTTGGGTGAAGACTGGGATCAGTTTCAAATCTTGATGGAAAACGCCATTCAGCGAACACCTTGTCTGGAAACAGCCAAGGTCAAAATGTTGCTAAATGGCCCAGAGAGCTTCACGCCCGATGGCAATTTCATTTTGGGCGAAGCGCCTGAAGTACGCAATTATTTTGTGTGCGCTGGCTTCAACTCTGCGGGCATTGCCAACTCAGGCGGTGCAGGACGTTTGATGGCTGAATGGATTGTGGGCGGCGAGCCCAGTGTTGACTTGTGGGATGTGGATGTAAGGCGGTTTGGTCCGTTCACAGGCAACCGAAAAGCATTGTCTGAAAGAACGGCAGAAACTTTGGGGCTGCATTACGCGATGCGTTGGCCGCGCCAAGAGTTAGAGACAGTTCGGCCTTTGCGTTGTTCGCCTCTTTATGACATTTTGGCGGCAAAAGGTGCTGTATTTGGCAGCAAGAATGGTTGGGAACGTGTGAACTATTTCCGTCCTGCAGGCGCTGCACCAGCACGCGATACGTTGGACACGCCAGATTGGTTGCCATGGATGCAAGCTGAGCAGAGGGCCACACGGGAAGCTGTGGCACTCTACGATCAGAGCTCCTTCTCCAAGTTATGGGTGCAAGGCCCTGATGCTTTGAGTTTCTTGCAGCACATGTGTGCCAACGACATGGATGTTGCCATCGGCAAAATGGTTTACACCCCTTTGCTGAACGATCGGGGTGGTTTTGAAAGCGATCTGACAGTGATTCGTTTGACCACCGACCGGTTCATGGTTGTCACAGGTTCAGGGCAAACCACGCGTGATTTGGATTGGCTGCAACGCCACGTCACACAGGACATGCGCGTCTACATCAATGATGTGTCGGCGCAGTATTGCGTGCTGTCTTTGATGGGGCCCAACTCGACCGCCTTGATGGCGCGTGTGTGCCCCGACGATTTGTCGCCAGCCAGCTTGCCTTTTGCACACACACGCGAAGTGGATGTGGGCCATGCCAAAGTTCGCGCAGCGCGCATGAGTTATGTGGGCGGACCGGGTTATGAGTTGTACGTCCCTGTTGAAATGACGCGCCACGTTTATTTGACCTTGCAAGGCGCAGGTGTCGATTTGGGTTTGCGTGACGCGGGTTATTACGCCCTCGATGCGTTGCGCATCGAAAGGCAGCGAAGGGCCTGGGGCGCGGAAATGGGTCCTGATGAAACGCCTTTTGAAGCTGGCTTGTGGGCCGGCGTCAAATTGGACAAGATGTCTGATTTCAAAGGCAAGCAAGCATTGCTTGCACGCAAAACACAAGGAAACTCAACTTTGGACAAGAAGTTGGTGAAGATCGTCGCCAAATCACCTGAACATTACTTATGGGGTGGTGAGCCCCTGAACGTGAAGGGGAAGTTTGTCGGTGAAATTACCTCAGCAGGTTGGGGCTATGAAGCTGGGGCCATGGTGGCTTTGGGTTACATCCGAGGTGATTGGGCCCGCCAACCCATTGACCAATTGCAGGCGCAAGCCGAGTTGTGGGGTGTCCCCATTGATGTGGTGATTCATGAAGCCAACTAA
- a CDS encoding ZIP family metal transporter, translating to MTLLAILLGTLAAGIGSVWLAAWLSFGIVSRYTQHMLSLAAGALLATAFLHLLPEAFEAGVEPHNLFVTLLFGLLFFFLLDKAELWHHGHEHHHGDAHHGHHHDDDHDHAADASHNHDTHAKPMAGGWAILAGDSVHCFGDGVLIASAFMVDLRLGVVAALAVLAHEVPHHMGDLVVLNEGSRSRQTAILKVTLAGAITALGGVAGYVLLDQLHGILPYMLAIASSSFIYVALADLIPQLQKRLSSRETAAQIVWLVSGMALVSGVSMLAHASSLH from the coding sequence ATGACTTTATTGGCGATTTTGTTGGGCACCTTGGCCGCTGGCATTGGCAGTGTGTGGCTTGCGGCGTGGCTCAGCTTTGGCATTGTGAGCCGCTACACGCAGCACATGCTCAGTTTGGCTGCAGGCGCTTTGCTCGCCACAGCCTTTTTGCACCTGTTGCCCGAAGCCTTCGAGGCTGGCGTTGAACCCCACAACCTGTTTGTCACGCTGCTGTTTGGTTTGCTCTTTTTCTTCTTGCTCGACAAAGCCGAGTTGTGGCATCACGGTCATGAACACCACCATGGCGATGCGCACCATGGCCATCATCATGACGATGATCACGACCATGCAGCCGACGCTTCACACAATCATGACACGCATGCCAAACCAATGGCTGGTGGTTGGGCCATTTTGGCTGGCGACAGCGTCCATTGCTTTGGCGATGGCGTCTTGATTGCTTCGGCCTTTATGGTCGATTTGCGCTTGGGTGTTGTGGCTGCCTTGGCCGTGCTGGCGCACGAAGTGCCGCACCACATGGGCGATTTGGTGGTGTTGAACGAAGGTTCCCGCAGCCGTCAAACAGCCATTTTGAAAGTGACGCTGGCAGGTGCAATCACGGCATTGGGCGGCGTGGCAGGCTACGTCTTGCTAGACCAGTTGCATGGCATCTTGCCTTACATGCTGGCCATTGCAAGCAGCAGTTTCATCTATGTGGCGCTGGCCGACCTGATTCCACAACTTCAAAAGCGCCTGAGCTCTCGCGAGACGGCCGCACAAATTGTGTGGTTGGTGTCTGGCATGGCTTTGGTGAGTGGCGTGAGCATGCTGGCCCACGCTTCAAGCCTGCACTGA